tgtctctgttgttgtggttggagctactgtaaTTGTGGttagagcttctgttgttgtggttggagcagctgtggttgtggttggtgctgctgtggttgtgattggtgcagctgttgtgcttgaaggaattgttgttgtggttggagttgctgttgttgtggtttgagctactgtagttgtggttagagcttctgttgttgtggttggaccAGCTGTGggtgtggttggtgcagctgttgtggttgaaggaattgttgtggttggagcagctgtggttgtggatggagcagctgtggttgttgttggtgcagctgttgtggttgaatgaattgttgttgtggttggagcagctgttgtggttgcagcagctgttgttgtagttgttgcAACTGTTATGGTTGAAGGAAttattgttgtggttggagcagctgtggttgtgctcgtagctgctgtggttgtggttggagcacctgttgtggttgaaagaattgttgtggttggagcagctgtggttgtggttggtgcaactgttgtggttgaaggaattgttgtggttggagcagctgtggttgtggttggagacgctgtttttgtggttggagaagctgttgtggttggagctgttgtggttgtggttggagaagctgttgtggttgcagcagctgtggttgtggttggagccactgttgttgtcgtcggagctactgttgttgtggttggagcaactgttgttgtggttggagatgctgttgttgtggttggtgtctctgttgttgtggttggagctattgtagttgtggttagagcaactgttgttgtggtcagagctgctgtggttgtcgttggagaaACTGTTGTGGTAGcggccgctgtggttgtggttggagctgctgttgttgtgggtggtgtctctgttgttgtggttggagctactgtagttgtggttagagcttctgttgttgtggttggagctgctgtggttgtggttggtgcagctgttgtggttgaacgaattgttgttgtggttggagcagctgtggttgtggttggagctgctgttgttgaggttggtgtctctgttgttgtggttggagctactgtagttgtgtttagagcttctgttgttttggttggtgcagctgttgttgttgaaggaattgttgttgtggttggagcaactgttgttgtcgtcggagctactgttgttgtggttggagcaactgttgttgtggtcggagctgctgtggttgtggttggagctgctgtggttgtggttggtgcagctgttgtggttgaaggaattgttgttgtggttggagctgctgttgtggttggagcagctgtggttgtggttggtgcagctgttgtggttgaaggaattgttgttgtggtgggagcagctgttgtggttggagcaactgttgttgtcgtcggagctactgttgttgtggttggagcaactgttgttgtggtcggagctgctgtggttgtggttggagcaactgttgtggttgtaggaattgttgttgtggttggagcagctgtggttgttgtcggagctgctgttgttgtggttggtgcctctgttgttgttgttggagcagctgtgggtgtggttggtgcagctgttgtggtcgAAGGAATTGTTGTGgatggagcagctgtggttgtggttggtgcagctgttgaggttgcagcagctgtggttgtggttggagccactgttgttgtcgtcggagctactgttgttgtggttgttgcaACTGTTATGGTTGAAGGAAttattgttgtggttggagcagctgtggttgtgctcggagctgctgtggttgtggttggagcacctgttgtggttgaaagaattgttgtggttggagcagctgtggttgtggttggtgcaactgttgtggttgaaggaattgttgtggttgtagcagctgtggttgtggttggagacgctgtttttgtggttggagaagctgttgtggttggagctgctgtggttgtggttggtgcagctgttgtggttgaaggaattgatGTTGTGGATgaagcagctgttgtggttggagctgttgtggttgtggttggagaagctgttgtggttgcagcagctgtggttgtggttggagccactgttgttgtcgtcggagctactgttgttgtggttggagcaactgttgttgtggttggagctgctgttgttgtggttggtgtctctgttgttgtggttggagctattgtagttgtggttagagcaactgttgttgtggtagtagccgctgtggttgtggttggagctgctgttgttgtgggtggtgtctctgttgttgtggttggagctactgtagttgtggttagagcttctgttgttgtggttgtggttggtgcagctgttgtggttgaacgaattgttgttgtggttggagcagctgtggttgtggttggagctgctgttgttgaggttggtgtctctgttgttgtggttggagctactgtagttgtgtttagagcttctgttgttttggttggtgcagctgttgttgttgaaggaattgttgttgtggttggagcaactgttgttgtcgtcggagctactgttgttgtggttggagcaactgttgttgtggtcggagctgctgtggttgtggttggagctgctgtggttgtggttggtgcagctgttgtggttgaaggaattgttgttgtggttggagctgctgttgtggttggagcagctgtggttgtggttggtgcagctgttgtggttgaaggaattgttgttgtggtgggagcagctgttgtggttggagcaactgttgttgtcgtcggagctactgttgttgtggttggagcaactgttgttgtggtcggagctgctgtggttgtggttggagcaactgttgtggttgaaggactTGTTGTTGTGGTgggagcagctgttgtggttggagcaactgttgttgtcgtcggagctgctgttgttgtggttggagcaactgttgttgtggtcggagctgctgtggttgtggttggagcaactgttgttgtcgtcggagctgctgttgttATGGTTGAAGGAAttattgttgtggttggagcagctgtggttgtgctcggagctgctgtggttgtggttggagcacctgttgtggttgaaagaattgttgtggttggagcagctgtggttgttgttggtgcagctgttgtggttgaatgaattgttgttgtggttggagcagctgttgtggttgcagcagctgttgttgtagttgttgcAACTGTTATGGTTGAAGGAAttattgttgtggttggagcagctgtggttgtgctcgtagctgctgtggttgtggttggagcacctgttgtggttgaaagaattgttgtggttggagcagctgtggttgtggttggtgcaactgttgtggttgaaggaattgttgtggttggagcagctgtggttgtggttggagacgctgtttttgtggttggagaagctgttgtggttggagctgttgtggttgtggttggagaagctgttgtggttgcagcagctgtggttgtggttggagccactgttgttgtcgtcggagctactgttgttgtggttggagcaactgttgttgtggttggagatgctgttgttgtggttggtgtctctgttgttgtggttggagctattgtagttgtggttagagcaactgttgttgtggtcagagctgctgtggttgtcgttggagaaACTGTTGTGGTAGcggccgctgtggttgtggttggagctgctgttgttgtgggtggtgtctctgttgttgtggttggagctactgtagttgtggttagagcttctgttgttgtggttggagctgctgtggttgtggttggtgcagctgttgtggttgaacgaattgttgttgtggttggagcagctgtggttgtggttggagctgctgttgttgaggttggtgtctctgttgttgtggttggagctactgtagttgtgtttagagcttctgttgttttggttggtgcagctgttgttgttgaaggaattgttgttgtggttggagcaactgttgttgtcgtcggagctactgttgttgtggttggagcaactgttgttgtggtcggagctgctgtggttgtggttggagctgctgtggttgtggttggtgcagctgttgtggttgaaggaattgttgttgtggttggagctgctgttgtggttggagcagctgtggttgtggttggtgcagctgttgtggttgaaggaattgttgttgtggtgggagcagctgttgtggttggagcaactgttgttgtcgtcggagctactgttgttgtggttggagcaactgttgttgtggtcggagctgctgtggttgtggttggagcaactgttgtggttgtaggaattgttgttgtggttggagcagctgtggttgttgtcggagctgctgttgttgtggttggtgcctctgttgttgttgttggagcagctgtgggtgtggttggtgcagctgttgtggtcgAAGGAATTGTTGTGgatggagcagctgtggttgtggttggtgcagctgttgaggttgcagcagctgtggttgtggttggagccactgttgttgtcgtcggagctactgttgttgtggttgttgcaACTGTTATGGTTGAAGGAAttattgttgtggttggagcagctgtggttgtgctcggagctgctgtggttgtggttggagcacctgttgtggttgaaagaattgttgtggttggagcagctgtggttgtggttggtgcaactgttgtggttgaaggaattgttgtggttggagcagctgtggttgtggttggagacgctgtttttgtggttggagaagctgttgtggttggagctgctgtggttgtggttggtgcagctgttgtggttgaaggaattgatGTTGTGGATgaagcagctgttgtggttggagctgttgtggttgtggttggagaagctgttgtggttgcagcagctgtggttgtggttggagccactgttgttgtcgtcggagctactgttgttgtggttggagcaactgttgttgtggttggagctgctgttgttgtggttggtgtctctgttgttgtggttggagctattgtagttgtggttagagcaactgttgttgtggtagtagccgctgtggttgtggttggagctgctgttgttgtgggtggtgtctctgttgttgtggttggagctactgtagttgtggttagagcttctgttgttgtggttgtggttggtgcagctgttgtggttgaacgaattgttgttgtggttggagcagctgtggttgtggttggagctgctgttgttgaggttggtgtctctgttgttgtggttggagctactgtagttgtgtttagagcttctgttgttttggttggtgcagctgttgttgttgaaggaattgttgttgtggttggagcaactgttgttgtcgtcggagctactgttgttgtggttggagcaactgttgttgtggtcggagctgctgtggttgtggttggagctgctgtggttgtggttggtgcagctgttgtggttgaaggaattgttgttgtggttggagctgctgttgtggttggagcagctgtggttgtggttggtgcagctgttgtggttgaaggaattgttgttgtggtgggagcagctgttgtggttggagcaactgttgttgtcgtcggagctactgttgttgtggttggagcaactgttgttgtggtcggagctgctgtggttgtggttggagcaactgttgtggttgaaggactTGTTGTTGTGGTgggagcagctgttgtggttggagcagctgttgttgtcgtcggagctgctgttgttgtggttggagcaactgttgttgtggtcggagctgctgtggttgtggttggagcaactgttgttgtcgtcggagctgctgttgttATGGTTGAAGGAAttattgttgtggttggagcagctgtggttgtgctcggagctgctgtggttgtggttggagcacctgttgtggttgaaagaattgttgtggttggagcagctgtggttgtggttggtgcaactgttgtggttgaaggaattgttgtggttggagcagctgtggttgtggttggagacgctgtttttgtggttggagaagctgttgtggt
The window above is part of the Xiphophorus couchianus chromosome 14, X_couchianus-1.0, whole genome shotgun sequence genome. Proteins encoded here:
- the LOC114157870 gene encoding mucin-5AC-like; protein product: AAPTTTTAATTTTTVALTTTTIAPTTTTETPTTTTAAPTTTTVAPTTTTVAPTTTTVAPTTTTAAATTTASPTTTTTAPTTTAASSTTSIPSTTTAAPTTTTAAPTTTASPTTKTASPTTTTASPTTTIPSTTTVAPTTTTAAPTTTILSTTTGAPTTTTAAPSTTTAAPTTTIIPSTITTAAPTTTTVAPTTTTTVAPTTTTAAPTTTTAAPTTTAAPTTTTSPSTTTVAPTTTTAAPTTTTVAPTTTTVAPTTTTVAPTTTAAPTTTTIPSTTTAAPTTTTAAPTTTAAPTTTTIPSTTTAAPTTTTAAPTTTTAAPTTTTVAPTTTTVAPTTTTVAPTTTTIPSTTTAAPTKTTEALNTTTVAPTTTTETPTSTTATAAPTTTTVAPTTTTAAPTTTTVAPTTTTAAPTTTTVAPTTTAAPTTTTSPSTTTVAPTTTTAAPTTTTVAPTTTTVAPTTTTTPPTTTAAPTTTTAATTTTTVALTTTTIAPTTTTETPTTTTAAPTTTTVAPTTTTVAPTTTTVAPTTTTAAATTTASPTTTTTAPTTTAASSTTSIPSTTTAAPTTTTLQQPQQQ